The proteins below are encoded in one region of Rhizobacter sp.:
- a CDS encoding STAS domain-containing protein gives MPDPHAPRHSALRDDLLAAAIVSVLLIPQSLAYALLAGLPPQVGLYASVLPLVAYALVGASSVNAVGPAAVLALMTLQAIAPLAGQVDPSAAAVVLACEVGLLLALAAVLKLDALAALLSAPVLQGFSVGAAISIALSQLPALLGSPAHGVHLRALLRGWWSAAQAGPAVHLATAAFGLGSLAVLLLARRHLQRLAARWFSHDMAQLVARSAPLVVIAVAIALAWGLAAPSHGVAVVGRLPTLHLPLGLPLLDAELWLALLPAAALLALVTFVSSFAVAERLGLQRGEHVDGRRELAGLAASNLVAGLSSGMPVGGSFSRSALNADAGARTRWAGAWTALFLAAAAVLLAAPLAWLPRTVLAATIVVPVLAAAEWKAFGFAWRYSRREALLMGLVAAITVLHTAEWALGVGVVISIALMLQHAARPHAALIGRVPGTEHYRNVERYATELTPGVLSLRIDESLLFVNARLLPGLVARRLDAFPDTRRVVLQMTPVNRIDLSGLEALNTLQTVLRERGIRLDLSEVKGPVLDGLRAAQWARWFTGRLYLSHHQAVRDEQGMAP, from the coding sequence ATGCCCGACCCGCACGCCCCCCGCCACAGCGCCTTGCGCGACGACCTGCTGGCCGCCGCCATCGTCTCGGTGCTGCTGATCCCGCAGAGCCTGGCCTACGCGCTGCTCGCCGGGCTGCCGCCGCAGGTGGGCCTGTATGCGAGCGTGCTGCCGCTGGTGGCGTATGCGCTCGTCGGCGCGAGCAGCGTCAACGCCGTCGGCCCGGCCGCCGTGCTGGCCCTGATGACGCTGCAGGCCATCGCCCCGCTGGCGGGCCAGGTCGACCCGAGCGCCGCTGCGGTGGTGCTGGCCTGCGAGGTGGGCCTGCTGCTGGCCCTCGCGGCGGTGCTCAAGCTCGATGCGCTGGCCGCGCTCTTGAGCGCGCCGGTGCTGCAAGGTTTCTCGGTCGGCGCGGCGATCTCGATCGCGCTCTCGCAGCTGCCGGCGCTGCTGGGCAGCCCGGCGCACGGCGTGCACCTGCGCGCCTTGCTGCGCGGCTGGTGGAGCGCCGCGCAGGCGGGCCCGGCGGTGCACCTCGCCACCGCCGCCTTCGGGCTCGGCTCGCTGGCGGTGCTGCTGCTGGCGCGCCGCCACCTGCAGCGGCTGGCGGCCCGCTGGTTCAGCCACGACATGGCGCAGCTCGTGGCGCGCTCGGCGCCGCTGGTGGTGATCGCCGTCGCCATCGCGCTGGCCTGGGGCCTGGCGGCGCCGTCGCACGGCGTGGCGGTGGTGGGCCGGCTGCCCACGCTGCACCTGCCGCTCGGCCTGCCGCTGCTCGACGCCGAGCTCTGGCTCGCGCTGCTGCCCGCGGCCGCGCTCTTGGCGCTCGTCACCTTCGTCAGCAGCTTCGCCGTGGCCGAGCGGCTGGGGCTGCAGCGTGGCGAGCATGTGGATGGCCGGCGCGAGCTGGCCGGGCTGGCCGCGTCGAACCTGGTCGCAGGCCTGTCGAGCGGCATGCCGGTGGGCGGCAGCTTCTCGCGCAGTGCCTTGAACGCCGATGCCGGCGCCCGCACCCGCTGGGCCGGCGCGTGGACGGCGCTCTTCCTCGCCGCCGCCGCCGTGCTGCTGGCCGCGCCGCTCGCCTGGCTGCCGCGCACGGTGCTGGCTGCGACCATCGTGGTGCCGGTGCTGGCCGCGGCCGAATGGAAGGCCTTCGGCTTCGCCTGGCGCTACTCGCGGCGCGAGGCGCTGCTGATGGGGCTCGTGGCGGCGATCACGGTGCTGCACACGGCCGAATGGGCGCTCGGCGTGGGCGTGGTGATCTCGATCGCGCTCATGCTGCAGCACGCCGCCCGCCCGCACGCCGCGCTGATCGGCCGAGTGCCCGGCACCGAGCACTACCGCAACGTGGAGCGCTACGCCACCGAGCTCACGCCGGGCGTGCTCAGCCTGCGCATCGACGAGAGCCTGCTCTTCGTCAACGCGCGCCTGCTGCCGGGCCTGGTGGCGCGCCGCCTCGATGCGTTTCCCGACACCCGGCGCGTGGTGCTGCAGATGACCCCCGTCAACCGCATCGACCTGAGCGGCCTCGAAGCCCTGAACACGCTGCAGACGGTGCTGCGCGAACGCGGCATCCGCCTCGACCTGTCGGAAGTGAAGGGCCCGGTGCTCGACGGCCTGCGCGCCGCGCAATGGGCCCGCTGGTTCACCGGCCGGCTCTACCTGAGCCACCACCAGGCGGTGCGTGACGAGCAGGGCATGGCGCCATGA
- a CDS encoding LysE family transporter, with amino-acid sequence MTTLFISAFLLGLIFNATPGAVFAETVRQGVHGGFRPALAVQVGSLVGDALWAVLGLVGIGLLLQLEWLRLPIGLAGVAYLLWLARDAWRAASHEFSLELGGEVQRRRALKAGALLSVTNPQNVAYWAAIGSAMGAVGVQAPTPADYGTFFAGFMASSVLWCFVCAAIVDRVFKRAGLRWARVTYKLCALAFLALALGSVRDLAHEALRKPVREKPVVVGRP; translated from the coding sequence ATGACCACGCTCTTCATCTCCGCCTTCCTGCTCGGCCTGATCTTCAACGCGACGCCGGGGGCCGTCTTCGCCGAGACGGTGCGCCAGGGCGTGCACGGTGGTTTCCGCCCGGCGCTGGCGGTGCAGGTCGGCTCGCTGGTGGGCGATGCGCTGTGGGCGGTGCTGGGCCTGGTGGGCATCGGCCTCTTGCTGCAGCTCGAATGGCTGCGCCTGCCGATCGGCCTCGCAGGCGTCGCCTACCTGCTGTGGCTGGCGCGCGATGCGTGGCGTGCGGCCAGCCACGAGTTCAGCCTCGAACTGGGCGGCGAGGTGCAGCGCCGGCGTGCGCTCAAGGCGGGCGCGCTGCTCTCCGTCACCAACCCGCAGAACGTGGCCTATTGGGCTGCCATCGGCAGCGCGATGGGCGCGGTGGGCGTGCAGGCGCCCACGCCGGCCGACTACGGCACCTTCTTCGCCGGCTTCATGGCCTCGTCGGTGCTGTGGTGCTTCGTGTGTGCGGCCATCGTCGACCGCGTGTTCAAGCGCGCCGGCCTGCGCTGGGCGCGTGTCACCTACAAGCTCTGCGCGCTGGCCTTCCTGGCGCTGGCGCTCGGCTCGGTGCGCGACCTGGCGCACGAGGCGCTGCGCAAGCCGGTGCGCGAGAAGCCGGTGGTGGTCGGCCGGCCGTGA
- a CDS encoding DUF167 domain-containing protein: MKTLQVKVKPNARTSSFEQQADGTWLAQLKSPPVDGKANEELIALVARHFGCRKAQVTLKCGASGRLKLLQVTEG, encoded by the coding sequence ATGAAGACGCTGCAGGTCAAGGTCAAGCCCAACGCACGCACGAGCAGCTTCGAGCAGCAGGCCGACGGGACCTGGCTTGCGCAGCTCAAGTCGCCGCCGGTCGACGGCAAGGCGAACGAGGAGTTGATCGCGCTCGTGGCGCGCCATTTCGGCTGCCGCAAGGCGCAGGTCACGCTCAAGTGCGGCGCCTCGGGCCGGCTCAAGTTGCTGCAGGTGACAGAAGGCTGA
- a CDS encoding GNAT family N-acetyltransferase — protein sequence MKVRRATARDVVPLLASMQALAVFEGYAADFRVTADDLLVRGLAGTGAKQFTALVAEDTHGALCGHAVLLVTPFTYDLRPTVVLKELYVDARRRRQGVAELLLAAVRTEAQALGAGRIRWLVLPGNAAAQRLYSRWGGAPDTAWESWELRLGDGAR from the coding sequence GTGAAGGTGCGGCGTGCGACCGCCCGCGACGTGGTGCCCCTGCTCGCCTCGATGCAGGCGCTGGCGGTGTTCGAGGGTTACGCGGCCGACTTCCGCGTGACCGCCGACGACCTGCTGGTGCGCGGCCTCGCCGGCACGGGCGCGAAGCAGTTCACCGCGCTCGTGGCCGAAGACACGCACGGCGCGCTGTGCGGGCACGCGGTGCTGCTGGTCACGCCCTTCACCTACGACCTGCGGCCCACCGTCGTGCTGAAGGAGCTGTATGTGGATGCGCGCCGCCGCCGCCAGGGCGTGGCCGAGTTGCTGCTCGCGGCGGTGCGCACCGAAGCGCAGGCCCTTGGCGCCGGCCGCATCCGCTGGCTGGTGTTGCCTGGCAACGCCGCGGCCCAGCGCCTCTACTCGCGCTGGGGCGGCGCGCCCGACACGGCTTGGGAGTCGTGGGAACTCCGCCTGGGAGACGGCGCGCGCTGA
- a CDS encoding rhodanese-like domain-containing protein, translated as MPSVVSQTPAAAPHRAVEHFQSALEFETDCWDVQHAMSTGQADFVLLDVRGPDLYSKGHVPGALNLPHGKIVESKMAEWPMDTLFVTYCAGPHCNGGHKGALRLAKLGRKVKLMIGGATGWLDEGFSLKEGSAP; from the coding sequence ATGCCATCCGTCGTCAGCCAGACCCCCGCCGCCGCGCCGCACCGTGCCGTCGAGCACTTCCAGTCGGCGCTCGAATTCGAAACCGACTGCTGGGACGTGCAGCACGCCATGAGCACCGGCCAGGCCGACTTCGTGCTGCTCGACGTGCGTGGCCCCGACCTCTATTCCAAGGGCCACGTGCCTGGCGCGCTGAACCTGCCGCACGGGAAGATCGTCGAGTCGAAGATGGCCGAGTGGCCGATGGACACGCTCTTCGTCACCTACTGCGCCGGCCCGCACTGCAACGGCGGCCACAAGGGCGCGCTGCGGCTCGCGAAGCTCGGCCGCAAGGTCAAGCTGATGATCGGTGGCGCCACCGGCTGGCTCGACGAAGGCTTCAGCCTCAAGGAAGGCTCGGCGCCGTGA
- the ftrA gene encoding transcriptional regulator FtrA: protein MPKPKPHLVAILAYDQLCTFEFGCAVELFALQRPELGVEWYRHAVCAIEPGPLRAMGGLTVEAPHGLATLRRADTIVVPGWRDADEVPPPALLKALRSAHARGARVTSICSGVFVLAHAGLLADKRATTHWRYAEKLAQRFPDVQVDDSALYIDEGSVITSAGSAAGLDMLLHLVRRDHGAKVANLVAQRLVMPPHREGGQAQFVPRPMPREEESPVARLIDLMRENPRADHTLPALAAHAGLSVRTLQRQFKDATGQTPLEWLVRERISVAKELLESHAGLDMEQVAELAGFGSPESLRRHFRLQGLPAPTSFRRQFAVGAR from the coding sequence ATGCCGAAACCGAAGCCGCACCTCGTCGCCATCCTGGCCTACGACCAGCTCTGCACCTTCGAATTCGGCTGCGCGGTCGAGCTCTTCGCGCTGCAGCGGCCCGAGCTGGGCGTGGAGTGGTACCGCCACGCGGTGTGCGCCATCGAGCCCGGCCCGCTGCGCGCGATGGGCGGGCTGACGGTCGAAGCGCCGCACGGCCTGGCCACCCTGCGCCGCGCCGACACCATCGTCGTGCCCGGCTGGCGCGATGCCGACGAAGTGCCGCCGCCCGCGCTGCTGAAGGCGCTGCGCAGCGCGCATGCGCGCGGGGCGCGGGTCACGTCGATCTGCTCGGGTGTCTTCGTGCTCGCGCATGCCGGCCTGCTCGCCGACAAGCGCGCGACCACGCATTGGCGTTACGCCGAGAAGCTCGCGCAGCGATTCCCCGACGTGCAGGTCGACGACAGCGCGCTCTACATCGACGAAGGGTCGGTGATCACCTCGGCCGGCTCGGCCGCCGGCCTCGACATGCTCCTGCACCTGGTGCGCCGCGACCACGGCGCGAAGGTGGCCAACCTCGTGGCGCAGCGGCTCGTGATGCCGCCGCACCGCGAGGGCGGGCAGGCGCAGTTCGTGCCGCGCCCGATGCCACGCGAAGAAGAAAGCCCGGTCGCCCGCCTGATCGACCTGATGCGCGAGAACCCGCGCGCCGACCACACGCTGCCGGCGCTCGCCGCGCACGCGGGCCTGAGCGTGCGCACCCTGCAGCGCCAGTTCAAGGACGCCACCGGCCAGACCCCGCTCGAATGGCTGGTGCGCGAGCGCATCTCGGTGGCCAAGGAGCTGCTGGAGTCGCACGCCGGCCTCGACATGGAGCAGGTCGCCGAGCTGGCCGGCTTCGGTTCGCCCGAGTCGCTGCGGCGGCACTTCCGCTTGCAGGGGCTGCCGGCGCCGACGAGCTTCCGGCGGCAGTTCGCCGTCGGTGCGCGCTGA
- a CDS encoding GntR family transcriptional regulator, translating to MGKADPASTKPLTLVGAPPPRVALGSTQPLYTQIKEILRARILDGSYQPHQQMPSESEMMATFNVSRITVRQALNDLQNEGLIFRIHGKGTFVSKPKAFQDLGRLQGFGEAMRQMGYETFARVLSLKTVTPSAQVAEKLHLPKRAKVTELQRVRFLNREPISLDVTYVPTSIGQRLAKEDLAARDVFVILENDYGLALGHAELQIGSTLADEPLAAQLKVEEGSPVLFIERTTHTADGAPIDYEHLYYRGDAFQYKVRVDRVPLPERAT from the coding sequence ATGGGCAAAGCTGATCCCGCGTCGACGAAGCCGCTGACACTGGTGGGCGCCCCGCCGCCACGTGTGGCGCTCGGCTCGACGCAACCGCTCTACACGCAGATCAAGGAGATCCTGCGCGCACGCATCCTCGACGGCAGCTACCAGCCGCACCAGCAGATGCCCTCCGAGAGCGAGATGATGGCCACGTTCAACGTGAGCCGCATCACCGTGCGCCAGGCGCTCAACGACCTGCAGAACGAAGGGCTCATCTTCCGCATCCACGGCAAGGGCACCTTCGTCTCCAAGCCCAAGGCCTTCCAGGACCTGGGCCGGCTACAAGGCTTCGGCGAAGCGATGCGGCAGATGGGCTACGAGACCTTTGCGCGTGTGCTGTCGCTGAAGACGGTGACGCCGAGCGCGCAGGTGGCCGAGAAGCTGCACCTGCCCAAACGCGCCAAGGTCACCGAACTGCAGCGCGTGCGCTTCCTCAACCGCGAGCCGATCTCGCTCGACGTGACCTACGTGCCCACGTCCATCGGCCAGCGCCTGGCGAAGGAAGACCTCGCCGCGCGCGACGTGTTCGTGATCCTCGAGAACGACTACGGCCTCGCACTCGGCCACGCCGAGCTGCAGATCGGCTCGACGCTCGCCGACGAGCCGCTCGCCGCGCAGCTCAAGGTGGAAGAGGGCTCGCCGGTGCTCTTCATCGAGCGCACCACGCACACCGCCGACGGCGCGCCCATCGACTACGAGCACCTCTATTACCGCGGCGACGCCTTCCAGTACAAGGTGCGCGTCGACCGTGTGCCCCTGCCGGAGCGCGCCACATGA
- a CDS encoding fumarate reductase/succinate dehydrogenase flavoprotein subunit yields the protein MNTIEHEYDIVVVGGGTGGPMAAVKAKEKNPKLKVLLLDKANVKRSGAISMGMDGLNNAVIPGHATPEQYTKEITVANDGIVDQKGVYAYAANSYSMIEELDKWGIKFEKDETGDYAVRKVHHLGSYVLPMPEGHHMKRVLYRQLKRARVEITNRVVATRLLTGPSGEIAGVMGFDCRTAEFHVIKAKAVIICTGAAGRLGLPASGYLFGTYENPTNCGEGHVMAYHAGAELTNLECFQINPLIKDYNGPACAYVTGPFGGYTSNNAGQRFIECDYWSGQMMMEFWNELEGGRGPVFLKLDHLAEETISEIEHILHTNERPSRGRFHAGRGTDYRKQMIEMHISEIGFCSGHSASGIWTNERGECSIPGLYAAGDCASIPHNYMLGAFVYGKFCGENAADYVSGISQPAFSQEKVEAEKARVYAPLGKTEGLTPFQVEYKTRRIVNDYLQPPKVTRKMEIGLQRFDEIREDLQHMSATDPHELMRAMEAHTIRDCAELAARASLFRTESRWGLYHLCVDHPEKDDANWFCHTNVTSDERGNAVFRKREVEPYVVELNEEEKSAYQRLRVASPAAA from the coding sequence ATGAACACGATCGAACACGAATACGACATCGTCGTCGTTGGCGGCGGCACCGGCGGCCCGATGGCCGCGGTGAAGGCCAAGGAGAAGAACCCGAAGCTCAAGGTGCTGCTGCTCGACAAGGCCAACGTCAAGCGCAGCGGCGCGATCAGCATGGGCATGGACGGGCTCAACAACGCCGTCATCCCCGGCCACGCCACGCCCGAGCAGTACACCAAGGAGATCACGGTCGCCAACGACGGCATCGTCGACCAGAAGGGTGTGTACGCGTATGCCGCCAACAGCTACTCGATGATCGAGGAGCTCGACAAGTGGGGCATCAAGTTCGAGAAAGACGAGACCGGCGACTACGCCGTGCGCAAGGTGCACCACCTCGGCAGCTACGTGCTGCCCATGCCCGAAGGGCACCACATGAAGCGGGTGCTGTACCGCCAGCTCAAGCGCGCGCGTGTCGAGATCACCAACCGCGTGGTCGCCACGCGCCTGCTCACCGGCCCCAGCGGCGAGATCGCGGGCGTGATGGGCTTCGACTGCCGCACCGCCGAGTTCCACGTCATCAAGGCCAAGGCCGTGATCATCTGCACCGGCGCGGCCGGGCGCCTGGGCCTGCCCGCGAGCGGCTACCTCTTCGGCACCTACGAGAACCCCACCAACTGCGGTGAGGGCCATGTGATGGCCTACCACGCAGGCGCGGAGCTCACCAACCTCGAGTGCTTCCAGATCAACCCGCTGATCAAGGACTACAACGGCCCGGCCTGTGCCTACGTCACCGGCCCCTTCGGCGGCTACACCTCCAACAACGCCGGCCAGCGCTTCATCGAGTGCGACTACTGGAGCGGCCAGATGATGATGGAGTTCTGGAACGAACTCGAAGGCGGCCGCGGCCCGGTGTTCCTGAAGCTCGACCACCTCGCCGAAGAGACGATCAGCGAGATCGAGCACATCCTGCACACCAACGAGCGGCCGAGCCGCGGCCGTTTCCACGCCGGGCGTGGCACCGACTACCGCAAGCAGATGATCGAGATGCACATCTCGGAGATCGGCTTCTGCAGCGGCCACAGCGCCTCGGGCATCTGGACGAATGAGCGTGGCGAGTGCTCCATCCCCGGCCTGTATGCGGCGGGTGACTGCGCGAGCATCCCGCACAACTACATGCTGGGGGCCTTCGTGTACGGCAAGTTCTGCGGCGAGAACGCGGCCGACTACGTGAGCGGCATTTCGCAGCCGGCGTTCTCGCAGGAGAAGGTCGAAGCCGAGAAGGCGCGTGTCTACGCCCCGCTCGGCAAGACCGAGGGCCTCACGCCCTTCCAGGTCGAATACAAGACACGCCGCATCGTCAACGACTACCTGCAGCCGCCCAAGGTCACCCGCAAGATGGAGATCGGCCTGCAACGCTTCGACGAGATCCGCGAAGACCTGCAGCACATGAGCGCCACCGACCCGCACGAGCTGATGCGTGCAATGGAGGCCCACACCATCCGCGACTGCGCCGAGCTGGCCGCGCGCGCTTCGCTCTTCCGCACCGAGAGCCGCTGGGGCCTGTACCACCTGTGCGTCGACCACCCCGAGAAGGACGACGCCAACTGGTTCTGCCACACCAACGTGACGAGCGACGAGCGCGGCAACGCCGTCTTCCGCAAGCGCGAGGTCGAGCCGTATGTGGTGGAGCTGAACGAGGAAGAGAAGTCGGCCTACCAGCGGCTGCGTGTGGCGAGCCCCGCCGCGGCCTGA
- a CDS encoding ferredoxin family protein produces MTIAITRTQAPVVIDEDKCIADKGCTVCVDVCPLDVLAIDLTKNKAFMKFDECWYCMPCEKDCPTGAVRVDIPYLVR; encoded by the coding sequence ATGACCATCGCGATCACCCGAACCCAAGCCCCCGTCGTCATCGACGAAGACAAGTGCATCGCCGACAAGGGCTGCACCGTCTGCGTCGACGTCTGCCCGCTCGACGTGCTGGCCATCGACCTGACGAAGAACAAGGCTTTCATGAAGTTCGACGAGTGCTGGTACTGCATGCCCTGCGAGAAGGACTGCCCGACCGGCGCCGTGCGTGTCGACATTCCTTACCTGGTGCGCTGA
- a CDS encoding HEAT repeat domain-containing protein, producing the protein MVAIASIHDRLRNPDAGVRRIAVIDLPYSDEEDDVAPLLVEALADADASVRLEAAKALEGFEEPEVLDALVPLLKDPDAAVRDAVAYTLAELKDAASATPILPYLLDDDPGVRAAALHAVRALRVDAAFEPALQSLAHPDAAVRRAAVGVLGYLKKPQALGALTEIAAHDADPEVRRIAVGALSYAGDSAEVSVLPALGRALADPVWQVREEAATTYAKTNSLLGVPNLVRAMDDEYWQVRVKAARSLGKLKARDGVLALIEALLHPVSNLRKEAVIALGEIGDSRAIAPLERAMHDPDPDVRKLSKLALTSMQMPKQGA; encoded by the coding sequence ATGGTCGCCATTGCCTCCATCCACGACCGGCTGCGCAACCCCGATGCGGGCGTGCGCCGCATCGCGGTCATCGACCTGCCCTACAGCGACGAGGAAGACGACGTGGCGCCGCTGCTCGTCGAGGCCCTGGCCGATGCCGACGCGAGCGTGCGCCTCGAAGCGGCGAAGGCACTCGAAGGCTTCGAGGAGCCTGAGGTGCTCGACGCGCTCGTGCCCCTGCTGAAGGACCCCGACGCCGCCGTGCGCGACGCGGTGGCCTACACGCTCGCCGAGCTGAAGGACGCCGCCTCCGCCACGCCCATCCTGCCGTACCTGCTCGACGACGACCCCGGCGTGCGCGCTGCCGCGCTGCACGCAGTGCGCGCCTTGCGCGTCGACGCCGCCTTCGAGCCCGCGCTGCAATCGCTGGCCCACCCCGACGCCGCGGTGCGCCGCGCCGCGGTCGGCGTGCTCGGCTATCTCAAGAAGCCGCAGGCCCTGGGCGCCCTTACCGAGATCGCCGCGCACGACGCCGACCCCGAGGTGCGCCGCATCGCCGTGGGCGCCTTGAGCTACGCCGGTGACAGCGCCGAGGTGAGCGTGCTGCCCGCGCTCGGCCGCGCGCTGGCCGACCCGGTGTGGCAGGTGCGCGAGGAGGCCGCCACCACCTACGCCAAGACGAACTCGCTGCTCGGCGTGCCCAACCTGGTGCGTGCGATGGACGACGAGTACTGGCAGGTGCGCGTGAAAGCCGCGCGCAGCCTCGGCAAGCTGAAGGCGCGCGACGGCGTGCTGGCGCTGATCGAAGCGCTGCTGCACCCGGTGAGCAACCTGCGCAAGGAAGCCGTGATCGCGCTGGGCGAGATCGGCGACTCGCGCGCCATCGCGCCGCTGGAGCGTGCGATGCACGACCCCGACCCCGACGTGCGCAAGCTGTCGAAGCTGGCGCTGACGTCGATGCAAATGCCCAAGCAAGGAGCCTGA
- a CDS encoding ferredoxin family protein, with protein MAFVVTEACIRCKYTDCVAACPVECFHEGPDFLVIDPAACIDCGVCVPECPVEAIYDEKDLPPEQHEYIALNKRLAAQWPLITTAQDPLPDADHWAEQKNKRGLLTENTEQV; from the coding sequence ATGGCCTTCGTCGTCACCGAAGCCTGCATCCGCTGCAAGTACACCGACTGCGTGGCCGCGTGCCCGGTCGAGTGCTTCCACGAAGGCCCCGACTTCCTCGTCATCGACCCGGCCGCGTGCATCGACTGCGGCGTGTGCGTGCCCGAGTGCCCGGTCGAGGCGATCTACGACGAGAAGGACCTGCCGCCCGAGCAGCACGAATACATCGCGCTGAACAAACGCCTGGCCGCGCAGTGGCCGCTCATCACCACCGCACAAGACCCGCTGCCCGACGCCGACCACTGGGCAGAGCAGAAAAACAAGCGAGGCCTGCTCACCGAAAACACCGAGCAGGTTTGA
- a CDS encoding ABC transporter substrate-binding protein, translated as MKFLSLPLVPVALTTCLLALPCAAFAAKEVVTIGIGTQNTTTNTVTGGVVLKELKLLEKHLPKTGKYANIEWKLDWQNFTSGPPITNGMVAGKLQIGMMGDYPLLVNGATGQQNKGNETQLIAVIAYNAFGSGNGVVVHKDSPYYELADLKGKTVSVPFGSAAHGMMLQAMQERGWPNDYWNLVSQSPEVGTTNLQEKKIDAHGDFVPFADLLPHRGFARKIFDGAQTKIPTFHGVVVRKEFADKYPEAVVAYVKALMEANDWVRKDPKTAAAKVEEWTKIEKEVVYLFLGPGGIHTLDPSIKPRWVETIKIAHGVLAKLGRVKDFDVNAWVNESYVREAFKQRGQDYDAQKQTLANYDVSGKDPICKVAVTRPKEAGEIWLSTGEIVPVSSPACLLAGIKQYEAAGKKINVAYLYDKALGIKVVADKAFYAMDTSNPKAPVAVPFLLKKDAEAHAAKTNGKLATYAEALGQASATVVAATTK; from the coding sequence ATGAAGTTCCTATCGCTCCCGCTTGTTCCCGTCGCCCTGACGACCTGCCTGCTGGCGCTGCCTTGCGCGGCCTTCGCGGCCAAGGAGGTCGTGACGATCGGCATCGGCACCCAGAACACCACCACCAACACCGTCACCGGCGGCGTGGTGCTCAAGGAGCTGAAGCTCCTCGAGAAACACCTGCCCAAGACCGGCAAGTACGCCAACATCGAGTGGAAGCTCGACTGGCAGAACTTCACCTCCGGCCCGCCCATCACCAACGGCATGGTCGCCGGCAAGCTGCAGATCGGCATGATGGGTGACTACCCGCTGCTGGTGAACGGCGCCACTGGCCAGCAGAACAAGGGCAACGAGACACAGCTCATCGCGGTCATCGCCTACAACGCCTTCGGCTCCGGCAACGGCGTGGTGGTGCACAAGGACAGCCCGTACTACGAGCTGGCCGACCTCAAAGGCAAGACGGTGTCGGTGCCCTTCGGCTCGGCGGCGCACGGGATGATGCTGCAGGCCATGCAGGAGCGTGGCTGGCCCAACGACTACTGGAACTTGGTGAGCCAGAGCCCCGAGGTCGGCACCACCAACCTGCAGGAAAAGAAGATCGACGCGCACGGCGACTTCGTGCCCTTCGCCGACCTGCTGCCGCACCGCGGCTTCGCACGCAAGATCTTCGACGGTGCGCAGACCAAGATCCCCACCTTCCACGGCGTGGTGGTGCGCAAGGAGTTCGCCGACAAGTACCCCGAGGCAGTGGTGGCCTACGTCAAGGCCTTGATGGAAGCCAACGACTGGGTGCGCAAGGACCCGAAGACCGCCGCGGCGAAGGTCGAGGAGTGGACCAAGATCGAGAAGGAGGTGGTCTACCTCTTCCTCGGGCCGGGCGGCATCCACACGCTGGACCCGAGCATCAAGCCGCGCTGGGTCGAGACGATCAAGATTGCCCACGGCGTTCTCGCCAAGCTGGGCCGCGTGAAGGACTTCGACGTCAACGCGTGGGTCAACGAGAGCTACGTGCGTGAAGCCTTCAAGCAGCGCGGCCAGGACTACGACGCGCAGAAGCAGACCCTCGCGAACTACGACGTCTCGGGCAAGGACCCGATCTGCAAGGTGGCCGTCACGCGGCCGAAGGAAGCCGGCGAGATCTGGCTCTCGACCGGCGAGATCGTGCCGGTGAGTTCGCCCGCCTGCCTGCTGGCCGGCATCAAGCAGTACGAGGCGGCCGGCAAGAAGATCAACGTGGCCTACCTCTACGACAAGGCACTGGGCATCAAGGTCGTCGCCGACAAGGCCTTCTATGCGATGGACACGAGCAATCCCAAGGCGCCGGTGGCCGTGCCCTTCCTGCTGAAGAAGGACGCCGAGGCCCACGCCGCCAAGACCAACGGCAAGCTCGCCACCTACGCCGAAGCGCTGGGCCAGGCCTCGGCCACCGTGGTCGCGGCCACCACGAAGTGA